Part of the Corynebacterium caspium DSM 44850 genome, TAACCGCTGCAATAGCGTGATTATCTGGGGTCTTTTTGGATATGCCAGCTGCTGTGCGCCGGCTCCTGAGACCCAGCTGCTGCGCGCCAGCACGCCGTGTGATCAGAGCCGCAGGTCGCCGCACCCCCTATCAGGACATAAGAAAATGCCCACCAAATAGATCTGGTGGGCATTAGCTTTAAGCCGGTGTGGCTTTTAGAACCTTAGTAAGAATTCTTACTTGAGGATCTTGGTAACGCGGCCAGCGCCAACGGTGCGGGAGCCTTCGCGGATAGCGAAGCGTAGGCCCTCGTCCATAGCAACAGGCTGAATTAGCTCAACGCGGATGTCCACGTTGTCGCCTGGCATAACCATTTCGGTGCCCTCAGGAAGGTGCACAACGCCGGTTACGTCAGTGGTGCGGAAGTAGAACTGCGGACGGTAGTTGTCGAAGAATGGGGTGTGGCGGCCGCCCTCGTCCTTTGACAATACGTATACAGAGCCCTCGAACTCGTTGTGAGGGGTGTAAGCGCCTGGCTTGATGATAACCTGGCCACGCTCAACATCGTCACGGCCGATGCCGCGAAGAAGTAGACCGCAGTTGTCGCCAGCTTCGGTGTAATCGAGAAGCTTGCGGAACATTTCGATACCGGTAACGGTGGTCTTCTGAGCCTTCTCGCGGATACCGATGATTTCAACTTCATCGTTAACGTTGAGGCGACCGCGCTCTACACGACCGGTAACAACGGTGCCACGACCGGTGATGGTGAAGATATCCTCGATGGGCATGAGGAATGGGTGATCGACGTCGCGGGCTGGGTCCGGGATGGACTCATCGCAAGCATCCATCAATTCGATGATGGACTTTACCCACTTCTCGTCGCCTTCAAGAGCCTTGAGAGCGGAGATGTGGATGATAGGAGCATCTTCGTCATAATCCTGCTCGCCTAGAAGTTCACGAACTTCCATTTCAACGAGCTCGATGATTTCCTCATCGTCAACCATGTCACACTTGTTAAGAGCAACAAGGATATAAGGAACGCCAACCTGACGAGCAAGAAGAACGTGCTCGCGGGTCTGCGGCATGGGGCCGTCAGTAGCGGCAACAACTAGGATAGCGCCGTCCATCTGAGCAGCACCGGTAATCATGTTCTTGATGTAGTCGGCGTGGCCCGGGGCGTCTACGTGAGCATAGTGACGCTTGGGGGTGTTGTACTCCACGTGGGAGATGTTAATGGTAATACCACGTTCTTTTTCTTCCGGTGCCTTATCGATGGCATCGAAAGCGAAAGCGGAGTTCTCGTCCGGGTACTTGTCAGCAAGTACCTTGGTGATAGCCGCGGTGGTGGTGGTCTTACCGTGGTCAACGTGACCAATGGTACCAATATTTACGTGGGGCTTATTACGCTCGAACTTCGCCTTTGCCACTGTATGTCCTCCTGGACTTCATTGTGGCTACGACTCTCGCAGCCACTTAATTTTATTTGTGCTCAGCTAGCGCCTTTTTGAAAAAGGGCGCGCAGCACCTACACAGTTTGTGCCTGTTATTAGATCCTAGGGTTCTGGAACGAGTTTTTCAACCCAAACCAGGCCCCGCGCGCGAGGCGAAATCTAGTAACGAGAAAGCCGTAATGGCCATGTCAATCCCGCCGTATTTGAGCTCTTTGCTTGGAGCGGCGAGCTTCACACGGCCACTACGGCCTAGTACCTCCTGAAATGGCACAGAAATGGAAATTATTTCAGGAGGTCTGCGACGTTTTAGGCGTTGCCGTTGCGTTCGTCGATGATTTCCTGGGCTACGTTCAAAGGAACTTCAGCATAGGAATCGAAGATCATGGAGTAGTTCGCACGACCCTGGGTCTTGGAACGGAGATCGCCAACATAACCAAACATCATAGATAGCGGAACCTTGGCTTTAACTAGCTTGGCGCCGGCGCGGTCTTCCATGGCGGAAACCTGTCCACGACGAGAGTTAACGTCACCGATAACTTCGCCCATGTACTCTTCCGGCGTGGTGATTTCCACTGCCATAACTGGCTCTAGCAGAACTGGGCGAGCCTTAGCGACGCCAGCCTTAAGTACCTGGGAACCAGCAATCTTGAAGGCCATTTCCGAGGAGTCAACATCGTGGTAAGCGCCATCTTCTAGGCGGGCCTTGATATTAACTAGCGGGAAGCCAGCCAAGTAGCCGTACTGCATAGCATCCTGGATGCCGGCATCAACGGAAGGAATATATTCGCGCGGAATACGTCCACCGGTAACAGCATTTTCGAAGGCATAAGTAGCACTCTGGCCTTCTTCGAGCTCAGCAGGCTCAGGGTTATAAGGCTCGAAGGATACGATGACCTTAGCGAACTGACCAGAACCACCGGTCTGCTTCTTGTGGGTGTACTCCACATTAGAAACAGCCTTACGGATGGTTTCACGGTAAGCAACCTGCGGTGCACCTACGTTAGCTTCAACCTTGAATTCGCGACGCATGCGGTCAACTAGCACGTCTAGGTGTAGCTCACCCATGCCGCCCAGAATGGTCTGGCCGGTTTCTTCATCGTTTTCCACGGTGAAGGTGGGGTCTTCTTCAGCTAGCTTCTGGATGGCGGTGCCAAGTTTTTCCTGGTCAGACTTAGTCTTGGGTTCAACAGATACCTTGATAACAGGATCTGGGAAGTCCATGGACTCAAGAATGATGGGATCAGACTGGGCGCAGAGGGTATCACCAGTAGTGGTGTCCTTTAGGCCAATAACTGCATAGATATTGCCAGCGTGGGCAACATCGATGGGGTTTTCCTTATTGGCGTGCATCTGGAAGATCTTGCCGACGCGCTCACGCTTTTGCTTGGTGGCATTTTCTACCTGGTCGCCTGGCTTCATGGTGCCGGAGTACATGCGAATGTAGGTGAGCTTACCGAAGAAGGGGTGAACGGCGATCTTGAAGGCCAAAGCAGCCAACGGGGAATCATCGGAAGGAGTACGGGTGATTTCTTCCTCAGCCTTGCCCGGCTTGATGCCGTGAACTTCGCCAATATCTAGCGGGTTAGGCAAGTAATCGACGATGGCGTCGAGAATGGGCTGTACACCCTTATTGTGGTATGCGGTACCACAGAATACTGGGAAGACCTCAGAGTTGAGGACCATCTTGCGGATTCCAGCTTTGAGTTCGTCGATGCTTAGTTCTTCGCCACCGAAGAAGCGATCCATGAGTTCATCGTCGGATTCAGCTACGGTTTCCACGAGCATTTCGCGGTATTCCTTAGCCTTATCTAGGAGATCCTCAGGGATATCCGCGAGGATTGGCTCAGCGCCAACTTCAACACGGCCAGGCCACATATAGGCCTTCATCTCCAGCAAATCGATAACGCCGTCGAACTTGTCTTCAGCACCAATGGGTAGCTGCATAACTAGCGGACGGGCATTGAGGCGATTCTTGATGGTATCTACGGTGAAGTAGAAGTCTGCGCCTAGTTTGTCCATCTTATTGATGAAGCAAATACGCGGAACATCGTACTTAGCAGCCTGACGCCATACCTGTTCGGACTGTGGTTCTACGCCTTCTTTACCGTCGAAGACAGCAACTGCGCCGTCTAGGACACGCAAAGAACGCTCCACCTCTACGGTGAAGTCAACGTGGCCGGGCGTATCAATGATGTTGATCTGGTTGTTCTTCCAGAAACAGGTAACAGCTGCGGAGGTAATGGTGATACCGCGCTCTTTTTCCTGCTCCATCCAGTCAGTGGTGGCGCCGCCATCGTGGGTTTCGCCCACTTTGCGATTGATACCGGTGTAGAACAAAATACGCTCGGTAGTGGTGGTTTTGCCGGCATCGATGTGAGCCATGATGCCGATGTTGCGGACCTTTTTTAGATCCTTAAGCACGTCTTGTGCCACTGTGGTTACCCCAACTTCGGTCGAAATGATGAGGCCTTTGGAACGGCAAATCGCCGCAGGCTTCGGGTCAATTTAATTGATGGAAACCAAGCGTTAATTCGCCTAGTTCCCTCCGCGATGTGACAGCCCATTTGGGATGCAAAGCTCAAAAGAACCCGCACGGTGCCCATTTTATGGCTGATAATATGCGATCTTTTGAGCAAAACAATGGACTGCCAACAGGGATTACCAGCGGTAGTGAGCGAAGGCGCGGTTGGCTTCGGCCATCTTGTGAACATCTTCACGACGCTTCACAGAGGCACCAAGACCATTAGACGCATCCATGATCTCATTAGCTAGACGCTCAATCATGGAGTTTTCACGACGCTTACGAGTGAAGGTAACCAGCCAGCGTAGCGCCAGGGTGTTGGCGCGGTCAGGACGCACATCAACCGGGACCTGGTAGGTGGCGCCACCAACACGACGGGAACGTACCTCTAGGGCCGGACGAATATTGCCCAGAGCCTTTTCTAGGGTACCAACCGGCTCAGTGCCGGTCTTTTCGCGGCAGATCTCCAACGCGCCATAAACAATACGCTGCGCGGTGGACTTCTTGCCGTCCAACAAAATCTTATTTACTAGCTGGGTAACAACCTCAGAATCGTATACTGGATCCTTGATTACCTTGCGCTTAGGAGCACTAGACTTACGCATTCTTTACTTCTCCTTCTTAGCGCCGTAACGCGAACGAGCCTGTTTACGGTCCTTAACACCCTGGGTATCCAGTGCGCCACGAACAATCTTGTAACGAACACCAGGAAGGTCCTTAACACGACCACCGCGAACTAGCACCATGGAGTGCTCCTGCAGGTTGTGGCCTTCGCCGGGGATATAGGCGGAAACTTCAATACCGGAAGTAAGGCGCACACGAGCAACCTTACGAAGGGCGGAGTTAGGCTTCTTAGGAGTGGTGGTGTACACACGGGTGCACACGCCACGGCGCTGCGGGGAACCCTTCAACGCTGCAGTTGCAACCTTGCGGGTTTTATCGTGGCGGCCCTTACGGACCAGCTGCTGAATAGTTGGCATGAATCTCTTTCGTGTTTGAGTACGGCATCGCGACCATCACTTAAAGGCCACGCCCCATCCCATGCCTGACCTGTGTCCAGACACGAAAAAATGGAGGCTCTTTTCGGGGCCCTGCCGATGATGTCACAACGTCCTCGCCACGCGGACGAGAGGTTGGGTTCCCGACGCATACACGTGGGATCTTCAGAGCACCCTAACACAGACCACTAGTTGAAATCAAGCCAGGGTGCAACTCTGATTGGTGCCTAGTTGGTGGATACTTGGTGGTTAGTTGGTGAAGCCGCGATAAACGATCCACACAAAGCCAGCTACTACCAAGGCACCCGCAGCCTTCGAAAGCGGATTTCCAAAATTCATCATGGTATTAGCTTCGCGATGATCAGCCATAGTTACCCGTGGATCTGTGGGGTCATAGTAGAAAACTCCCCATTTCAGCTTTTCTGGATCATAGGATTTCGGAGGATATTTTTGATCTACTTCAATACGAATAGCCCCACGTACCCGCAGATGCAGCAGAAATAGACCCAAAAAGATAAGCAGCCACGCAGCTCCGGCCCCCGAACCAAAGCCTAAGAACATAGTTGAATAGATCAAGGTTTCATACCACAGCACCAAAACGATGGCGATGATGCCATACATGCCAGCCAGGCCATCGTGGAGCATAGCGCGACGCTCTAATTCGCGACGTCTTAAAGGCGGCTTGATGCGCGTGTCATTTTCATATTGCTGACCCAGGATCAGCAAAGCCGCCACCATCATCAGGAAAATGGTTCCCGGCACAAAAAACGTGGCCAGGAAGATGGATACATTATTAACCTCAACGGTATCCACAAATACATCAAAAGGGTTATAAATAGCAGCCTTGAGCTTCCAGGCGACCGCCCACGCCAGCACAATAAGGATTAAGGCAACAATATATAGCGGCCAGGGTCGAATTTTGCGCAAAAGAGTGGGCATAATTGGCCATCTTACCTTATTGAATCTAGTACTAATGGCCAGTGCTGCCTCCACCAGTTTTGGCACACTTGGACCTTATTTAAGGATTCATTTAGGATCGCGGCCCCACGCCAGCTCCGCGCACCTACTTAGGCAATCCTAGCTGGGCAGTACCCCTGGCGAAGCTACCACCATTACGATATGGCTTATGTCAAAAATACTATCGCTGCTAAATAGTTCAGCAATAAGCCTCGATGCAGCAGCATCGGACTGGCAAGAAGCTGTACGGACCAGTGGCGCTCTTCTGGAGCAAACTGGCGCCATCGATGCAGCTTATACCGAATCAATGATCACTAATGTGGTGGAAAATGGGCCTTATATTGTAATCTCGCCTGGTTTTGCCTTCGCCCATGCGCGTCCCAGTGCGGCGGTGCATCGCACGGCTATGTCTTGGGTGCGGCTTAAAGAACCAGTGGAATTTGGAAATCCCAAAAATGACCCCGTGACCTTGGTTGTCGCCTTGGCCGCTACAGATAATTCCACCCACCTGGCTGCCATGAAGGATTTGGCCAAATTAGTAGGAAAGAAAGCGGTGCGCGCTCGTCTGGACGCCGCCAAAACTCCTGCTGAATTACTCGAAATCATCGCCGAAGTTGGTGCTGGTGGTGCCGGTGCGGCTGCTGCTGCGGCGGCAACTCCCACCCCGGCGACTGCCATGGAAACCTTACAACAGTCCACTGCCCCGGCATCGAAAGCCAAGATCCTCACCGTTTGTGGCAATGGACTGGGCACTTCGTTGTTTTTAAAGAATACTTTAGAAGAGGTTTTGGAGGTCTGGGGGTGGAATCCGTACCTCAATGTGGAGGCTACGGACACGATTTCTGCTCGCGGTAAAGCCAAAGAAGCCGATGCGATTTTGACCTCCGGGGAGATCGCGAAAACGCTTGGCGATGTAGGCGTTCCGGTTTATGTAATCGAAGACTTCACCAACACCCAGCTCCTCGACGCCACCATGCGCGAGATCTACGACGTCTAAGGAAGTAGAAACCGATGAACTTTATACTCAGTATCGCGCAATTTTTGGTAAATGAAGTGCTGGCAGTCCCAGCCTTCCTAATTGGCCTCATCACCGCAGTAGGCCTAATCGCTTTGCGACGCACCACCGGCCAAATCGTCGGCGGCGCCATCAAAACCACCCTGGGCTTCCTACTCATTGGCGCCGGCGCCTCCCTAGTTAGTGCCTCCCTAGAACCTTTGGGCGTCATCATTCAAGGGGCCACTGGAGCACATGGTGTGGTTCCAACTAATGAAGCAATTGCTGGCATCGCCCAAGAACACTATGGCGCACAAGTAGCGTGGCTTATGATTCTAGGCTTTATCGTCAGCCTGGTTCTGGCCCGCGTCACCCCCTTGCGCTACGTATTCCTTACCGGCCACCACGTCCTTTTCATGGCCACCATGATCACCATAATTATGGTTACTTCCGGCTATAACGGCTGGGTAGTGGTGATTTTGGGCGCTATTTTGCTCGGCATTCTAATGGTTTCACTTCCAGCAATCGCACATCCGTGGACCCGACGAATCACCGGCGATGATTCCCTGGCCATGGGACACTTTGGCACTGCAGGCTATGTTGCAGCAGGTGCCGTCGGCAAGCTAGTTGGCGGTAAAGGCAAGCGTATGAGTGCTTCCACCGAAGAACTCAAATTGCCAGAAGGATTGCGCTTCCTTCGCGACTCCATGGTGGCCACCGCCCTTTCCATGGCACTTATGTATGTAGTACTAGCCTTGCTATTTGTACAACGTGCCGGTCAAGAAGAAGCTTTCACCGCTTTCCCCAATGGTGCGAGCAGCCTGGGCAACTACATCATGCAGTCAATCACCCAAGGTTTACAGTTCGGTGTGGCCGTTGCGGTAATCCTCTTCGGGGTGCGCACCATCTTGGGCGAACTCGTCCCCGCTTTCCAAGGAATCGCCGCCAAGGTAGTACCCGGTGCAATTCCAGCCCTGGACTGCCCTATCGTTTTCCCCTTCGCCCAAAACGCAGTGCTAGTTGGCTTTATTAGCTCCTTTGTAGGTGGCCTACTTGGCTTGGCGATGCTTTCCGTATGGCTACACCCAGCATTTGGAGTAGCCCTAATTTTGCCCGGCCTCGTCCCCCACTTCTTCACTGGCGGTGCTGCTGGAGTTTATGGCAATGCCACTGGCGGGCGACGCGGCGCTATTTTCGGCGGCCTGGCCAACGGCTTAATCATCACTTTGCTCCCCGCCTTCCTCATTATGGTGCTAGGGGAATTCAGTGCTGAAAACACCACCTTTGGCGATGCCGACTTTGGCTGGTTTGGCCTGCTCACCGGCTATGCTTCCCGTATTGGTGGCACCGGTGGACTAGTAGTCCTAGCTTTGATTGGACTGGCCATCTTAGGAGTCGCTTTGCTAGTACAAAAGCGCTTGGTAGATACCCCTTGGGATCCCACTCCACACCGTCCAGCTCCACAAGGAGCCGGTGGTGCTACGAGTAGCGGTGCTAGTGGTACTAGTGGTGCTGCTGAGACCACTGCTTCAGGACAGCGCAAATACCCCAAAGTTGCACCTCCGGTAGGTGCTCCTACCCCGCCGCCAGCAGCTGTTGCGGCAAAAACTGAGGCTTAAAGCGCTATTAGGGCGCGTGGGTGGGTGTGCTCGCCGGGCACACCCCGCCGCACCGTGCACAGCACGCCACACCCCGCGCCCCCACACACCCCGCGAAGCACAAAGCCCCGCTTCCCAGTAGTTTTAGTAACTGGGAGGCGGGGCTTCGTCTTAAAGCTGGGTACTCCTACAGGGCAATTTGCCTAGAAGGAACCGAGCTCATCTAGGGGGACAGAGGCTCCGGTGAATTCACCGAAAACATCATCACCATAGATGGAATCGCCGTAAGTGGGGATTGAGTAAGCCGCATTGCGGGCTGCCTCAGTCGGGTTCACAGCAATATTGCGGTAACGGGAAATGCCGGTACCAGCTGGGATTAGCTTACCGATGATCACGTTTTCCTTGAGGCCAATGAGCTTATCGGAGCGCTTATTAATAGCGGCATCGGTAAGTACTCGAGTGGTCTCCTGGAAGGAGGCTGCTGACAACCAAGATTCGGTTGCCAAGGAGGCCTTGGTAATACCCATGATCTCGCTGCGCAGTTCGGCAGGTTCGCCGCCGGCTGCCAGGGCCTCAGCATTAGCTGCCTTGGCTTCGGAGAGATCCACCAAGGTGCCCGGGAGCATTTCGGTGGAACCAGCAGAGATAACGGTTCCGCGACGCAACATCTGACGAATAATGATCTCAATATGCTTATCGTGGATAGCCACACCCTGGGTGCGGTACACGGCTTGCACTTCGTCAATGAGGTGCTGTTCTACACCACGACGGCCCAAAATTTCGAGCACATCGTGAGGATCAGCCGGACCACGCAGCAGGCGTTCGCCCACATCTACGTGATCGCCATCGCGCAGAGCGCGTTCAATCATGGCAGCTGGGTTGGATTCCATCGGACGGCGCACATGGGCTAGACCTTGGCGCTTAGATAGTTTCTCATAGACGACTTCATCTGAACCATCATCAGGGGTGATGGTCAAGGTATAGAAGTTGCCTTCATCTTCTAGACGGATGGTACCGGCAACAGAGGCAATCGGGGCACGGTTCTTAGGAACGCGAGCTTCGAATAGTTCCTGTACACGGGGTAGACCGCCGGTGATGTCGCCACCAACACCACCCTGGTGGAAGGTACGCATTGTTAGCTGCGTACCGGGCTCACCAATAGATTGAGCAGCCACAATACCAACAGCTTCGCCGATATCAACCTGGTGGCCAGAAGCCATGGACTTGCCATAGCACTTGGCACACACGCCGGTAGGCGTCTGGCAGGTCATTACGGAACGAACCTTGATTTGAGCAATACCAGCAGCTACGAGCTTATCGATAGCTACATCGGTCAAGTCAGCGCCGGCTTCGAGCACCACATTGCCCTCAGAATCCTTGATATCAGCTGCAAGAACGCGGCCAAGTACTGAGGTTTCGATGAGATCATGTGCACGGTAGCTGGCGATATTGCCATCGGCGCCAAGAACTGGAATAGCAACCGGGACGCGCACGCCCTGGCGGGTATTACAGTCTTCTTCACGCACGATAACATCTTGCGCGACATCTACTAGACGACGCGTCAAGTAACCGGAGTCTGCAGTACGCAGCGCGGTATCGGCAAGGCCCTTACGGGAACCGTGGGAGTTGTTGAAGTACTCCATAACCGTTAGACCTTCACGGAAGGAGGTCTTAATCGGGCGGGTGATGTAGTCACCCTTAGAGTTCACAACCATGCCCTTCATACCGGCCAAGGTCCAGATCTGACGCATGTTACCGGCAGCACCGGACTTAACGATCATCGGAATTGGGTTGTCATCGGGATAAAGTTTCTCGACGGCTTCACCCACTTCTTCAGTGGCGTCACGCCATAGTTCTACTAGGCGGTCATAGCGTTCGCGCTCAGTTAATGCACCTTGAGCCCAATATTTGCGCTCAATTTGGCGGGCATCTTCTTCGTAGCGTTCCAGAATTTCATTCTTATTCGGAAGCACCAAAACATCCGACATGGAAATGGTTACACCAGAGCGAGTTGACCAGTAGAAACCGGCATCCTTCATCTTGTCCATGGTTTGTGCCACGGTGATCATCGGATACTTGGCAGCTAATTCATTGGTGACATCACCCAGCATGATGGTGTCAGTGCCACCGCCCTTACGGACCATGACCCCTTCAAGATAAGGGAAGTCCCAAGGCAGCAATTCATTGAAGATAATGCGGCCCAGGGTGGTGCTAGCTAGCCATTCCTGGCCGCGCTCCCAACCATCTGGGAATTGCTCAGCTTCAATATCTGCCGGGGGACGCAAGTGACCAATGCGTACCTTGATTGGAGCTTGCAAGCCCAAAACACCGCGGTCATAAGCCATAATGGCCTCAGCCATGGAGGTATAAACACCAGTTGCAGGGTGTTCATCTGTAGCTGGGGTATAACGCCCAGCACCACCGATTTCATCGGGGCCCTTATCCATGGTCAGGAAGTACAGGCCAGTAACCATGTCCAGACGCGGCATCGCCAAAGGCTTACCGGAGGCCGGGGACAAAATATTATTGGAGGCCAGCATCAAGATGCGGGCTTCTGCCTGTGCTTCTGCAGAAAGCGGCAAGTGCACAGCCATCTGGTCACCGTCGAAGTCAGCGTTAAAAGCTTCGCAGACTAGGGGGTGCAGCTGGATGGCTTTACCTTCGACAAGCTTTGGCTCGAAAGCCTGGATACCCAAACGGTGCAGCGTAGGAGCACGGTTTAGCATCACGGGATGCTCATCGATGGCCTCTTCAAGCACGTCCCAAACCTCGGGACGCTGGCGTTCCACCATGCGCTTCGCAGAGCGAATATTTTGCGCATAATCATGATCTACCAGGCGTTTCATTACGAAAGGCTTGAATAGTTCCAAGGCCATTAGCTTGGGCAAACCACATTCGTGGAGCTTGAGCTGTGGACCAACGATAATTACCGAACGACCGGAATAATCCACGCGCTTACCCAAAAGGTTCTGCCGGAAACGGCCAGCTTTACCCTTGAGCAAGTCAGATAGAGACTTCAGCGGACGGTTGCCCGGACCAGAGACCGGACGGCCGCGACGACCGTTATCAAAGAGGGCGTCTACAGATTCCTGTAGCATCCGCTTTTCGTTATTAACGATGATTTCTGGCGCAGAAAGCTCAATCATGCGCTTCAAACGGTTATTACGGTTGATCACTCGACGATATAGATCGTTGAGGTCTGAGGTAGCGAAACGGCCACCGTCAAGCTGTACCATCGGGCGCAATTCTGGCGGAATTACCGGAATAGCGTCAAGCACCATTCCAGCAGGATCGTTACCAGAGCGTTGGAAGGCAGCTACAACTTTGAGGCGCTTCAAAGCACGGGCTTTACGCTGGCCCTTGCCGTTATTGATGATATCGCGCAGGATTTCAGCCTCGGCGTCGAGGTCAAAATTACGGATAAGAGTCTGAATTGCTTCTGCACCCATACCGCCGGTGAAATAATCTTCATAGCGGTCAACTAGTTCATCGTAGATGGTCTCATCGATGATCATTTGTTTCGGGGTGAGCTTGAGGAAGGTCTGCCAGATCTCATCAAGACGAGATACTTCGCGCTCGGCACGTTCGCGGATGTGCTGCATTTCTTTCTCAGCAGCATTTTGTACCTTGCGACGGGCGTCGGCCTTGGCCCCAGCTGCTTCGAGCTCAGCTAGGTCTTCTTCAAGCTTGGCGGCGCGTTCAGCGATTTCTACTTCAGCGTCTTGCTGTACTTCGCGTTTTTCCAGCAGCATCTCCGCCTCAAGGGTGGATTGATCATCGTGGCGAGCTTCCTCATCCACGCTGGTAATGATGTTGGCGGCGAAATAAATAATGCGCTCAAGGTCTTTGGGTGCTAGGTCAAGCAAATAACCTAAGCGGGAAGGCACACCTTTGAAATACCAAATATGGGTGACTGGAGCGGCGAGCTCAATATGACCCATGCGTTCACGACGCACCTTTGACTTGGTTACTTCTACCCCGCAGCGTTCACAAATAATGCCCTTATAGCGGACACGCTTGTATTTACCGCAGGCGCACTCCCAGTCGCGGGTAGGGCCGAAAATACGCTCGTCGAAGAGGCCGTCCTTCTCTGGCTTGAGGGTACGGTAATTAATGGTCTCCGGCTTTTTGACTTCGCCTTTGGACCAGCGGCGGATATCTTCAGCAGTGGCTAAGCCAATGCGAAGTTCGTCGAAGAGGTTTACGTCAAAC contains:
- the fusA gene encoding elongation factor G, which produces MAQDVLKDLKKVRNIGIMAHIDAGKTTTTERILFYTGINRKVGETHDGGATTDWMEQEKERGITITSAAVTCFWKNNQINIIDTPGHVDFTVEVERSLRVLDGAVAVFDGKEGVEPQSEQVWRQAAKYDVPRICFINKMDKLGADFYFTVDTIKNRLNARPLVMQLPIGAEDKFDGVIDLLEMKAYMWPGRVEVGAEPILADIPEDLLDKAKEYREMLVETVAESDDELMDRFFGGEELSIDELKAGIRKMVLNSEVFPVFCGTAYHNKGVQPILDAIVDYLPNPLDIGEVHGIKPGKAEEEITRTPSDDSPLAALAFKIAVHPFFGKLTYIRMYSGTMKPGDQVENATKQKRERVGKIFQMHANKENPIDVAHAGNIYAVIGLKDTTTGDTLCAQSDPIILESMDFPDPVIKVSVEPKTKSDQEKLGTAIQKLAEEDPTFTVENDEETGQTILGGMGELHLDVLVDRMRREFKVEANVGAPQVAYRETIRKAVSNVEYTHKKQTGGSGQFAKVIVSFEPYNPEPAELEEGQSATYAFENAVTGGRIPREYIPSVDAGIQDAMQYGYLAGFPLVNIKARLEDGAYHDVDSSEMAFKIAGSQVLKAGVAKARPVLLEPVMAVEITTPEEYMGEVIGDVNSRRGQVSAMEDRAGAKLVKAKVPLSMMFGYVGDLRSKTQGRANYSMIFDSYAEVPLNVAQEIIDERNGNA
- the rpsG gene encoding 30S ribosomal protein S7, which gives rise to MRKSSAPKRKVIKDPVYDSEVVTQLVNKILLDGKKSTAQRIVYGALEICREKTGTEPVGTLEKALGNIRPALEVRSRRVGGATYQVPVDVRPDRANTLALRWLVTFTRKRRENSMIERLANEIMDASNGLGASVKRREDVHKMAEANRAFAHYRW
- the rpsL gene encoding 30S ribosomal protein S12; this translates as MPTIQQLVRKGRHDKTRKVATAALKGSPQRRGVCTRVYTTTPKKPNSALRKVARVRLTSGIEVSAYIPGEGHNLQEHSMVLVRGGRVKDLPGVRYKIVRGALDTQGVKDRKQARSRYGAKKEK
- the tuf gene encoding elongation factor Tu, with protein sequence MAKAKFERNKPHVNIGTIGHVDHGKTTTTAAITKVLADKYPDENSAFAFDAIDKAPEEKERGITINISHVEYNTPKRHYAHVDAPGHADYIKNMITGAAQMDGAILVVAATDGPMPQTREHVLLARQVGVPYILVALNKCDMVDDEEIIELVEMEVRELLGEQDYDEDAPIIHISALKALEGDEKWVKSIIELMDACDESIPDPARDVDHPFLMPIEDIFTITGRGTVVTGRVERGRLNVNDEVEIIGIREKAQKTTVTGIEMFRKLLDYTEAGDNCGLLLRGIGRDDVERGQVIIKPGAYTPHNEFEGSVYVLSKDEGGRHTPFFDNYRPQFYFRTTDVTGVVHLPEGTEMVMPGDNVDIRVELIQPVAMDEGLRFAIREGSRTVGAGRVTKILK
- a CDS encoding PTS sugar transporter subunit IIA, whose translation is MSKILSLLNSSAISLDAAASDWQEAVRTSGALLEQTGAIDAAYTESMITNVVENGPYIVISPGFAFAHARPSAAVHRTAMSWVRLKEPVEFGNPKNDPVTLVVALAATDNSTHLAAMKDLAKLVGKKAVRARLDAAKTPAELLEIIAEVGAGGAGAAAAAAATPTPATAMETLQQSTAPASKAKILTVCGNGLGTSLFLKNTLEEVLEVWGWNPYLNVEATDTISARGKAKEADAILTSGEIAKTLGDVGVPVYVIEDFTNTQLLDATMREIYDV
- a CDS encoding PTS ascorbate transporter subunit IIC, which translates into the protein MNFILSIAQFLVNEVLAVPAFLIGLITAVGLIALRRTTGQIVGGAIKTTLGFLLIGAGASLVSASLEPLGVIIQGATGAHGVVPTNEAIAGIAQEHYGAQVAWLMILGFIVSLVLARVTPLRYVFLTGHHVLFMATMITIIMVTSGYNGWVVVILGAILLGILMVSLPAIAHPWTRRITGDDSLAMGHFGTAGYVAAGAVGKLVGGKGKRMSASTEELKLPEGLRFLRDSMVATALSMALMYVVLALLFVQRAGQEEAFTAFPNGASSLGNYIMQSITQGLQFGVAVAVILFGVRTILGELVPAFQGIAAKVVPGAIPALDCPIVFPFAQNAVLVGFISSFVGGLLGLAMLSVWLHPAFGVALILPGLVPHFFTGGAAGVYGNATGGRRGAIFGGLANGLIITLLPAFLIMVLGEFSAENTTFGDADFGWFGLLTGYASRIGGTGGLVVLALIGLAILGVALLVQKRLVDTPWDPTPHRPAPQGAGGATSSGASGTSGAAETTASGQRKYPKVAPPVGAPTPPPAAVAAKTEA